The DNA segment TCTTTTTACCAGCGGCAGCGAGAAGGCGCCCAAGGCAGTGCCGCTCACCCACCGGAACATCACCGCCAATATCAAGAGCCTCACCGACCGTTACGGACTCAACGATCAGGACATCTTCCTGGCCAACCTGCCCTATTTCCATGTGTTCGGCCAGACCGCCAACCTCTGGGCCCCGCTTTACCACGGGATGACCCTGGTCAGCTACGCCAATCCCCTTGATTATAAAACCATCTGTGAGATCGTCCGCAAGGAAAAGACCACCCTGATGGTCGGCACCCCGAGTTTCTTCTGGGGCTATGTCCGCAAGTCCGAGCCTGGTGATTTTGCCAGTGTCCGGCTGGCCCTGTCCGGGGCTGACAAGTGCCCGGACGCCCTGCGCGAGGAGTTTATCAAGAAACATGACATGTCCCTGTTCGAGGCATACGGCGTTACCGAGACCTCACCGGGTATTTCCGGCAACTCGGCGGAATTCAACCGGCCGGGCAGCGTGGGCAAACCCTTCAAAGACGTCCAGGTTCGGATCGAGAACCTGGATACCGGCGAGGAGTGCGCAGTGGGCGAGGAGGGCAAGATCATGGTCAAGGGCGACCTGGTGATGAAAGGCTATCTGGGCGATATCGAGGAGACATCGAGGCATATGCGGGCCGGCTGGTATGACACCGGCGACATGGGGAGGATGGACGAGGACGGCTATCTCTGGCATACCGGCAGGCTTAAGCGGTTTGTCAAGATCGGCGGCGAGATGATCTCCCTGGTCCGGGTGGAGAATGTGCTGGAGAAATTTCTGCCCCGTGATGTTCTCTGCTGCGTGGTGGGTATCCCCGACGCCTTGAAAGGGTCAAAAATTGTCGCCGCGGTGACCGAGCCGGTGGACACCAAGGAGATTACCAGGAAGATGGCGGAAGAGCTGCCGGCCATTGCCATGCCCAGGATGTTTCATGTTATTGAGGAGTTTCCCAAGATGGGCAGCGGCAAGATAGACTTCCGCACCATAACCGAGATGGTGCGGCACGCCTTTGCCGACAATGAGACTGCGGAAGTCGGGGCAAAAACGGCGGGGAAGAAGTTCCGACGCCCAGGACGGTCAGGGCCGGGTAATTAATACCC comes from the Desulfobacterales bacterium genome and includes:
- a CDS encoding AMP-binding protein, producing MTLHQKFIQVAKQFGDKPAIIDCSADKRVSYSRALIAALMLCDEFKQYEEGYIGVMVPTSAGCALATLGLLMSGRVPVMINYSTGAALNAEYAREKCDFKTIITSRALLEKIDCPEMPGMVFLEDIMAGMGTARKLKAAVKAKMPLALLARMVHQGDDEDNVVILFTSGSEKAPKAVPLTHRNITANIKSLTDRYGLNDQDIFLANLPYFHVFGQTANLWAPLYHGMTLVSYANPLDYKTICEIVRKEKTTLMVGTPSFFWGYVRKSEPGDFASVRLALSGADKCPDALREEFIKKHDMSLFEAYGVTETSPGISGNSAEFNRPGSVGKPFKDVQVRIENLDTGEECAVGEEGKIMVKGDLVMKGYLGDIEETSRHMRAGWYDTGDMGRMDEDGYLWHTGRLKRFVKIGGEMISLVRVENVLEKFLPRDVLCCVVGIPDALKGSKIVAAVTEPVDTKEITRKMAEELPAIAMPRMFHVIEEFPKMGSGKIDFRTITEMVRHAFADNETAEVGAKTAGKKFRRPGRSGPGN